The Cellulomonas oligotrophica sequence CGAGGACCCCTCATGACGCTCTCCGTCACCTGGACTGTCCGGCAACCGCTCGACGCCGCACGCCTGGAGGAGTGCGTATGGGCGGCGGCGCGGTCCGACGAGTTCATCCTCAAGTCCGCGTCCGAGCAGCTGGAGGACCGACTGACGCGCGACCTGCCGGAGTGGCAAGCGGTCGGTGTCAGCGGTCTGGCCGGCGCGGTTCTCGTGCTCACGCTCTCCGCCGAGGACGACGCGAACGCCGTCGTCGTCAAGGGCGCCGAGGCCACGGCGTCCGCTGCAGTCGCGGCCGCCGTCCGGTCAGGGGCGCGCCGCCTGTCCGTCGGTGATCGACCGGGGGGCAGGTGGGTCGTCACTGACGTCACCACGCGGGAGCAGCAATGGCCCGCCGACCACGGCGCCCGCACCGACGCGACGACGGAGCGGACCCGGCGCGAGGTTGTCGTCGTCCGTGAGCCCAGCTCGATAGCGGCCGTGACGGACGCCGACGCGATCCTGCTCGACCTGTCGGGCGCGCAGGAGGTCCGGGTGGCGGGCGAGCTCGCCGTCCTGCTCACCCGCGACGACGCGACCGCGGCATGCTGGCGTGCGCTGCGCAACCACGGCCAGCCCGTCGGCCGGCGTTTCCACCACGAGCACGTCGGGGTGAACGCCCGCGTTGACGAGCTGAACGCGCGCTATGTGCTCGCCGAGCTCGCGGAGCACGCCGACCGTGCGGACCGCCTGCGCGGCATGCGGGGCGAGCTCGTCGGGGCGTGGTCCGACGCCGGCGCGCAGGACGTCCCCGACGCAGCAGTCGGCGGTGGTGTCGCGATTGGTGCGAGGTCACGACTCGCGGCCGCCCTCGCCGACGCCGGCGTCTCCGTGCGCCCGTGGCACCCCGGGCGGGTGCTCGTGCCCGTGCACGGAGGCTGGGGGCCCGACCATCTGGACGTCCTGCGCGACTTGCAGGTCGTCGCCTCGGGCGTCGCCCGATGAGAACGGCGCCCGGTGCCGCGGGCGGGGTCGGCCATCGGTTGCTCGGTATCGGCGACGAGGGCGCCGCCGCGCCGGCGGACCAGGTCAGGCTGCACCGGCTCCTCGGCTGGTCGGCCCTCGAGCTGCGGACGCTCGACGGAGTCCCGTTGCACGACGTCCATGACGCGACCCACCGCGCCCTCGCTGACCAGCTCGACGCCGCGGGCATGGGCGTGCCAGTGCTCGACACGCCCGTGGGTGGGTGGTCGGTGGACGTCGGCACGAGCTTCGAGACCGAGCTCCGGACGCTGGAGCGGTACGTCGAGCTGGCGCGGCTGTACGGCGCGGGTTACCTGCGGGTGATGTCGTACCCCGGCGACGGCCGTGACCCGGGCCGTTGGCGCGACGAGGCGATCCGTCGGGTCGGCGCGCTGGCAAGGGTCGCAGGTGACTCCGGGGTGGTCCTGCTGCACGAGAACTGCCACGGCTGGGCGTCGAGCGGCCCGCAGGCCACCCTGGAGCTGCTCGCCGAGGTCGGCACCGAGCACCTGGGCCTGCTCTTCGACACCGGCAACGGCATCTCGTACGGGTACGACTCGGTGGAGTTTCTCGCGCCCGTCATCGAGCACGTGCGGCACGTCCACCTCAAGGACTCGGTGCACGTCGACGGTCGTGCCGCATTCGTCCCGCCCGGAGAGGGCGAGTCTCGCGTCGCGGAGTGTGTCCGCATGCTCGAGGGCTCGGGGTACCGGGGCCTGTACAGCATCGAGCCGCACCTGCACCTCGTGCCGCACGAGTCACGCACCGGGAAGCCGTCCGCTATGGCCGACGCCTACGTCGACTACGGCCGTTCCGCGGCTGCGCTGCTGGCAGCCGCCGGTGTCCGGGAGGTCACCGGTGCTGACACCTGACGACCAGCGCTGGCTCTTCGACGTGCTGGCGGCGGACACCGTCTCACCGCTCGAGGGCGGCGACGGACGGGGGTACGTCGCAGCGACGAACCTCGTGGAGGCCGGCGCCGTGGGCCGCGGGTTCCGCGTGGTCGACCGCGTCCACCCCCGGCTGGATGAGCTCTCCGACCCACTGGTGCCCGAGGCGGTGCGCACTCTTGCCGCGGCCGACCCGGATCTTCTCACCGAGCGGCAGCCGAGCCTCGTGCTCGCCGTCGGTCGCACGGACGACCCGGCACGGATGATCGCGATCGACTTCCACCTCGACACGGTCGGACCACACGTCCCTCCGACGCTCGACGGCTACGTCCTGCGAGGGCGCGGGACCGTTGACGACAAAGGACCCGGCATCGCTGCCCTTGTCGGTGTCGCGCGCGCTTTCGCCGAGCGACCGCAGCTGCGCGACGAGGTGGGCGTCGTCGTCCTGTGCGTCCCTGCCGAAGAGGGCGGCGCCCTCGGGACCTTCGGCACCCGGCTCGTCCTGCGCCGTACAGGCTTACGCGCTGCCCTGATGGTCTTCGCGGAGCCGACCGGCGGTGAGGTCCTCGACGCTGCCAGTGCCGTCATGACCCCGGTCATCGCCGTGCACGGGGAGGACAGCACGGACGACCACCCGTACGCCGGCACCAATGCGACCCTCGCGCTCAGCCATGCAGCGCTCATCCTGACCTCGCGTCTCGCACCTGTCGCCGAGCGGGTCGGAGCGAAGCTCTGCGTTGCGGGCATCTCGACCGGCACCTCCCACAACCGCGTGTACGGACGCGGCGAGCTCAGGCTCAACATCGCGTACTACGACGACGAGGCGCGCGACCAGCTCGATCGGACTCTCGCCGAGACGGTCGCAGGCCTCGGTGCGGACTTTCGTCGTTCGTACGGGGACGTCCCGCCGGCCCGTGAGATAGGTCGACGGCACGAGGAGCTCGTCAGCCTGAGGTGGCTCAAGCGGGGATATCCGGCGCTGCTCAATCGCCACCCCGCCCTGGAGGCGGTTCTGGACCAAGCCGGGCTGCACCGCCGCGACGGGGTCGCCGACGGCACGGCCTGCACCTGCGACGCCATCTGGGGGCCCGGTCACGCCGACTACGTCGTCGTGTGCGGGCCGGGCGACCTCGACCGCAACGGCGCGCACACGGACGGCGAATGGGTCGACGTGCGCGACCTCGACACCTACGCCGAGCGGATGTACGACCTCGTCCAGAGGTTCGCGGCGCACGTCCGCGCCAGCTCGACGACCTTGCACTACCAGAAGGAGACGAGATGAGACTCGGCATCGTCGGGCTGGGAGCGATCGCGCGCGAGTTCGTCGCGGCCGCGGACGAGCTTCCTGACGTCCACGTCACCGCGGTATGCGACCTCGATCCCGTCCGCCTCGCCGAACTGGCTGGCCCTGGCGTCACGACGTTCACCTCGCACACCCAGCTCGCCGCGTCGGGCGTCTGCGACGCCGTCGTGGTGGCGCTACCGAACGACCTGCACGCGTCCGTCGTCAGCGATCTGCTCGCCGCCGGCTTGGACGTCTGTTGCGAGAAGCCGCTCACGCTCGACCCCGCAGACGCCGAGCGCCTGGTGGCGCTCGCTGGCACGCGAGGTCGCGTGCTGCGCACCGCGTCCCACCGTCGGTTCAACCGTCACCTAGTCGAGCTCCGCGACCGGGTGCGTGCGACCGGGCGCGCCGTCGAACGCGTCGCGGTCCGATACCTGGAGGACATCAGCGAGCACACGGGCGGCGAGCGGTGGTACCTCGACCGCGAGCGGTGCGGTGGTGGGTGCATCGTCGACAACGGCCCGAATGCGATCGACATGGCACGGGTGGTCGTCGGATCTCTGACGCTCCACGACGCGACTCTGGGCGACGTGCGTCAGGGCGTCGAGTACTACGCGCAGCTCACGTTGCGCAGTGCCGACGGCGCGCGGGTCGATGTTGAGCTCGACTGGGCCTACCCCGACGGCGAGGCCAAGGACGTGGTCGTCACGATGGACGACGGTTCCACGCTGACCGCTGACATGCTTGAGGGGTTCGACGCGTTCAAGTCGTCGCTGCGGCACGAGTACGTCGGCATTCTCGCTGACTTCGCGGCAGCCGTCGCGCGCACCCGCGCCGGCGAGCCCGAGCAGGTGGAGCCCGACCAGGAGGAGCTGGTCCGGCTGGTGCGCGATGCGGCGGTGCTCGGTCGGCGCAAGCACGTCCGGCTGCGCATGCCGAGCAAGCGCGATGTCCGCACGAACGTCGTGCGCCTGCTGTTTCACGAGACCCTCCACCGCGGCATGCGGCTGGCCCCCGCCGGCTCCGCGTGCGTCCGTGCTGGGGACATCCACGAGCTTGTCGTGACGCGCGACGACGTGGACGACGCCGAAGCGCTCATCGACCACATCGCCTACGTCGGGTTCCTGGAGTTCACGGACCCGGCGATGCTCACGCGTGGTGACACGTTCTGGTACGGCGAGGAGCTGCTCGGCTGGTTCGCGGGGTACGACGAGAGCCACCTCCCCAACCACCTCAACCTGATCCTGCACGGCCCGCGGCTGGTCACTGCCGAGGACCTCGACCTTCGGCCCGGCGACACGATCGTCGTCAAGGAGGGGCCGCAGCGCGAGTTTCGGGTCAGCAGCGACCCCGGCGCCTGGGCCAACCAAGGGGGACCGCGTGGTTGAAGCCCCCGGCGCCCAGACCGTCGCGCCACCTCGCTTGCCGCGGCTGTGGGTCGCGGTCGTTCACTACGGGACGACCGCGGTCGGATACTTCGGCCTCATGGCGGTGCTGGTCGTGGCACTGCACCGCCAAGGGCTGCGCGCTGACGAGGTGGCAGCAGCCGTTGCCGTGTTCTCGGTGTGTTCCAAGGTCGCCAAGATCCCGCTGGCCGTGGTCATGGACCGCATCGCCCCGCACGTGTCGCTGCTCGTGGGGTGCGTCCTCGCTGGTGGGCTCTTGGCCGTGCTGCCCGCGGCGCGCACGTTCCCCGCCGTCGTGGCTGTGCTGGTGA is a genomic window containing:
- a CDS encoding Gfo/Idh/MocA family protein, with amino-acid sequence MRLGIVGLGAIAREFVAAADELPDVHVTAVCDLDPVRLAELAGPGVTTFTSHTQLAASGVCDAVVVALPNDLHASVVSDLLAAGLDVCCEKPLTLDPADAERLVALAGTRGRVLRTASHRRFNRHLVELRDRVRATGRAVERVAVRYLEDISEHTGGERWYLDRERCGGGCIVDNGPNAIDMARVVVGSLTLHDATLGDVRQGVEYYAQLTLRSADGARVDVELDWAYPDGEAKDVVVTMDDGSTLTADMLEGFDAFKSSLRHEYVGILADFAAAVARTRAGEPEQVEPDQEELVRLVRDAAVLGRRKHVRLRMPSKRDVRTNVVRLLFHETLHRGMRLAPAGSACVRAGDIHELVVTRDDVDDAEALIDHIAYVGFLEFTDPAMLTRGDTFWYGEELLGWFAGYDESHLPNHLNLILHGPRLVTAEDLDLRPGDTIVVKEGPQREFRVSSDPGAWANQGGPRG
- a CDS encoding sugar phosphate isomerase/epimerase family protein; translation: MLGIGDEGAAAPADQVRLHRLLGWSALELRTLDGVPLHDVHDATHRALADQLDAAGMGVPVLDTPVGGWSVDVGTSFETELRTLERYVELARLYGAGYLRVMSYPGDGRDPGRWRDEAIRRVGALARVAGDSGVVLLHENCHGWASSGPQATLELLAEVGTEHLGLLFDTGNGISYGYDSVEFLAPVIEHVRHVHLKDSVHVDGRAAFVPPGEGESRVAECVRMLEGSGYRGLYSIEPHLHLVPHESRTGKPSAMADAYVDYGRSAAALLAAAGVREVTGADT
- a CDS encoding DegT/DnrJ/EryC1/StrS family aminotransferase, whose amino-acid sequence is MTLSVTWTVRQPLDAARLEECVWAAARSDEFILKSASEQLEDRLTRDLPEWQAVGVSGLAGAVLVLTLSAEDDANAVVVKGAEATASAAVAAAVRSGARRLSVGDRPGGRWVVTDVTTREQQWPADHGARTDATTERTRREVVVVREPSSIAAVTDADAILLDLSGAQEVRVAGELAVLLTRDDATAACWRALRNHGQPVGRRFHHEHVGVNARVDELNARYVLAELAEHADRADRLRGMRGELVGAWSDAGAQDVPDAAVGGGVAIGARSRLAAALADAGVSVRPWHPGRVLVPVHGGWGPDHLDVLRDLQVVASGVAR
- a CDS encoding M20/M25/M40 family metallo-hydrolase; protein product: MLAADTVSPLEGGDGRGYVAATNLVEAGAVGRGFRVVDRVHPRLDELSDPLVPEAVRTLAAADPDLLTERQPSLVLAVGRTDDPARMIAIDFHLDTVGPHVPPTLDGYVLRGRGTVDDKGPGIAALVGVARAFAERPQLRDEVGVVVLCVPAEEGGALGTFGTRLVLRRTGLRAALMVFAEPTGGEVLDAASAVMTPVIAVHGEDSTDDHPYAGTNATLALSHAALILTSRLAPVAERVGAKLCVAGISTGTSHNRVYGRGELRLNIAYYDDEARDQLDRTLAETVAGLGADFRRSYGDVPPAREIGRRHEELVSLRWLKRGYPALLNRHPALEAVLDQAGLHRRDGVADGTACTCDAIWGPGHADYVVVCGPGDLDRNGAHTDGEWVDVRDLDTYAERMYDLVQRFAAHVRASSTTLHYQKETR